A region from the Manihot esculenta cultivar AM560-2 chromosome 13, M.esculenta_v8, whole genome shotgun sequence genome encodes:
- the LOC110629188 gene encoding uncharacterized protein LOC110629188 — MTWHNDHANDDGVMRHSSDAPAWKHFNQTHPTFAMEARNVRLGLCTDGFQPFGQSGQQYSSWPVILTPYNLPPGMCMKDVYIFLTIIIPGPKNPKEKLDVYMQPLVKELKELWEIGVNTYDAFQQNNFTMRATLLWTISDFPAYSMLSGHRKFLPDDHAFRRNKISFIKNRTVSKSSPPIRTGKYLLKEIEQIGLMRIIDIDSHEINGRLSKTTGWRKRSILWDLPYWSTNMIRHNLDVMHIEKNVFENIFNTVMNIEGKTKDNIKSREDLNELCRRPELKKDPISIKYPKASYCLDKQSKIILCDWLKTLKFPDGYVSNLGRCVDSRKLRLFGMKSHDCHVFMQRILPIALIELLPNNVWQLITELSNFLRELTSTTLTNWDMQRLNEQIPVILCKLERVFPPSMFDSIEHLPVHLAYEALIAGPVQYRWMYPFERYLRKLKNNVKNKARVEGSICNASAHYFEAHVMTRHRKVPRNLHEFVSDHDIPDAAIDEKLEREFGQWFYKYAHELQNNVENHIIQDLSKGPLRSVTTFDGYCVHGCKFNTINENSSSKSMNFGVCIKGSNYSSKESDYYGQLVEVLRLEYPGLPINRTVLFKCDWFDPTPNTGTKMHREYRLVDVNNKRRYSKYEPFVLASQATQVVYASYPSKHHDKNDWWAVMKVKDRPVVEVSETSSKTYEPFQEEEIDYAEVNLDDITQQHCLNDPCGGMTEIHDDVSTDEDEFLSDPNSDADADADGDNECDSYESD; from the exons ATGACTTGGCACAATGACCATGCAAATGATGATGGAGTGATGCGTCATTCTTCAGATGCTCCTGCTTGGAAGCATTTCAATCAAACTCATCCAACCTTTGCAATGGAGGCCCGAAATGTAAGACTCGGCCTTTGCACTGATGGATTTCAACCATTCGGTCAATCTGGGCAACAGTATTCCTCATGGCCAGTAATATTAACTCCATACAATTTGCCACCAGGTATGTGTATGAAAGACGTGTATATATTCCTGACAATTATTATACCTGGTCCCAAGAATCCAAAAGAGAAGCTTGATGTGTACATGCAACCATtagtgaaggaattgaaagaactttgGGAAATTGGTGTCAATACTTACGATGCTTTCCAACAGAACAATTTTACTATGCGTGCTACTTTACTTTGGACTATTAGTGACTTCCCTGCTTATTCAATGCTTTCAGG TCATCGGAAGTTTTTGCCTGACGACCATGCTTTCCGTCGAAACAAgatatcttttattaaaaacCGAACTGTCTCCAAGTCATCGCCGCCAATTAGAACTGGGAAATACTTGCTAAAAGAAATTGAACAAATTGGGTTGATGCGGATAATAGATATTGACAGTCATGAAATAAATGGTCGGCTTTCAAAGACAACTGGTTGGCGTAAGCGGAGCATACTGTGGGATTTGCCATATTGGTCAACAAATATGATTCGCCACAATCTTGATGTAATGCACATTGAAAAGAatgtatttgaaaatatttttaatacagtGATGAATATTGAGGGGAAGACGAAAGACAATATAAAATCAAGAGAAGATTTAAATGAATTATGTAGGAGACCAGAATTAAAGAAAGACCCAATTAGCATAAAATATCCTAAAGCAAGTTATTGTTTGGACAAGCAATCAAAGATTATACTGTGTGATTGGCTTAAAACACTGAAATTCCCTGATGGATATGTTTCCAATCTAGGGAGATGTGTTGATAGTCGAAAGCTAAGACTTTTTGGTATGAAAAGCCACGACTGTCATGTTTTCATGCAACGAATTCTTCCTATAGCTCTCATAGAATTGTTACCGAATAATGTTTGGCAACTAATAACAGAACTTAGCAATTTCTTAAGAGAACTTACTTCAACTACACTTACTAATTGGGACATGCAACGGTTAAATGAACAAATTCCTGTAATCCTTTGTAAGCTTGAACGAGTATTTCCTCCAAGTATGTTTGATTCGATAGAACATTTACCAGTACACCTTGCATATGAGGCATTAATTGCAGGACCAGTACAATATCGGTGGATGTACCCATTTGAGAG ATACCTAAGAAAGTTAAAGAACAATGTCAAGAATAAAGCAAGGGTTGAAGGttcaatatgcaatgcttctGCGCATTATTTTGAAGCACATGTAATGACCAGACATCGAAAGGTTCCACGCAACTTGCATGAATTTGTCTCCGATCATGATATACCAG ATGCAGCTATTGATGAAAAACTGGAGAGAGAGTTTGGCCAATGGTTTTACAAGTACGCGCATGAGTTGCAGAACAATGTAGAAAATCATATTATACAAGATCTTTCAAAGGGACCACTTAGAAGTGTCACAACTTTTGATGGGTATTGTGTTCATGGATGTAAATTCAACACAATCAATGAAAATTCAAGTAGTAAGTCAATGAATTTTGGTGTATGTATAAAAGGGAGTAATTACAGTTCTAAAGAAAGTGACTACTATGGACAGTTGGTTGAGGTGTTGCGGTTGGAGTATCCAGGGTTACCAATTAACCGGACTGTGCTTTTCAAATGTGACTGGTTTGATCCAACACCAAATACGGGCACCAAGATGCATAGAGAGTATAGATTAGTCGATGTCAACAACAAGCGTAGATACAGTAAGTACGAGCCATTTGTATTAGCCTCTCAGGCAACACAAGTTGTTTATGCTTCATACCCGAGCAAGCATCATGACAAAAATGATTGGTGGGCTGTGATGAAAGTTAAAGATAGACCCGTTGTTGAAGTATCTGAAACGTCTTCAAAGACATATGAACCTTTTCAAGAGGAAGAGATTGATTATGCTGAAGTAAATCTAGATGATATTACTCAACAACACTGCCTCAATGATCCTTGTGGAGGAATGACTGAGATTCATGATGATGTTTCGACAGATGAAGATGAGTTTCTTAGTGACCCTAATTCTGATGCAGATGCAGATGCAGATGGTGATAATGAGTGCGATTCGTATGAATCagactaa